The proteins below come from a single Micromonospora citrea genomic window:
- a CDS encoding AAA family ATPase — protein sequence MDGSLVGRDTTVEQVWQALVDGAPVLLEGPSGIGRTALWRAVVARAERAGWLLLTSAPTEAETAVPYAALADVLRPLADQVPALPRPQRVAAEVVLLVAEHDDIVDERAVGAATRSLIEAAVAGDVPVLLAVDDAPWLDQPSERALRFALRRLSRRPAVLLTRRTDGTGPPDVPLTRRTDGTGPPDVPLTRRSHDAGPPDAPLIRPDNAGPPDVPLGLEDGHVGGRPVVRVGVPPLDPAALHRIVRTRLGGTPSRPLVARIARDAGGSPLLAVELARAVLRLPRPPAPDADLPAPPSARHLLAQTMLTLPRRSRDAVRLAALLTVPTVDDLRAAGVPADALDPAEESGLLTVSTRRISFAHPLHAAAVRESIPPGVRRRLHRLLADAVADPDERARQLARCATTADAAVADELAAAAARQRARGAPAVAADWYDRAADLTPPAAGADRDRRRLDAVRCRIDSGDYAAAGVAAETAAERSTGAAHAEALLLRATVAWCVDDLPTAVAVGQRAAAAADGPLAGRVHAHLTLFQDAPEPARRHAEAAIAHLDDTDEHRPLLTAALLLLFFHEVRAGLPARTGLLDRALALEAGEPSFLAGSIPAIWWKATDDHHRARRRLHRMLDLAVARGDEPWQHEILTHLGEAELQAGRLAAAATHVAAARDLGEQLGTGLVGETWLAGLLDAARGRLAEAGSVAEAGLRRADELGDAWSRRLHLQLAGFVALSAGRMDEAATAYGRLVAELDGSGIAEPLAQRFEPDWIEACVGAGDLEAARAGLARLAERHARLPRPWTTLGLARSQVLLRCAVGDDPSAAIAVLADARASVPGDVLPLERARCLLVAGRAYRRSRRRREARDALDAAAAEFTGLGAVAFAEQAHAELDRTGRRSPTPTALTATEERVARLAAQGRTNRDIASTLFISPKTVEANLARVYRKLAISSRAELGATMGRPTGPPGSLPR from the coding sequence ATGGACGGCTCCCTGGTCGGCCGCGACACGACCGTCGAGCAGGTGTGGCAGGCGTTGGTCGACGGGGCACCGGTGCTCCTGGAGGGGCCAAGCGGGATCGGCCGGACCGCCCTGTGGCGGGCTGTCGTCGCCCGCGCCGAGCGGGCCGGCTGGCTGCTGCTGACCAGCGCCCCGACCGAGGCCGAGACGGCGGTGCCGTACGCGGCGCTCGCCGACGTGCTGCGGCCGTTGGCCGACCAGGTGCCGGCCCTGCCCCGGCCCCAGCGGGTGGCCGCCGAGGTGGTGCTGCTGGTCGCCGAGCACGACGACATCGTCGACGAACGGGCCGTCGGCGCCGCCACCCGCTCACTGATCGAGGCCGCGGTGGCCGGCGACGTGCCGGTGCTGCTCGCCGTGGACGACGCGCCGTGGCTCGACCAGCCCAGTGAGCGCGCCCTGCGCTTCGCGCTGCGCCGCCTCAGCCGTCGGCCCGCCGTCCTGCTCACCCGCCGCACCGACGGCACCGGACCGCCCGACGTCCCGCTCACCCGCCGCACCGACGGCACCGGACCGCCCGACGTCCCGCTCACCCGCCGTTCCCACGACGCCGGACCGCCCGACGCCCCGCTCATCCGCCCCGACAACGCCGGACCGCCCGACGTTCCGCTCGGGCTGGAGGACGGCCACGTCGGCGGGCGGCCGGTCGTCCGCGTCGGTGTGCCGCCCCTGGACCCTGCGGCCCTGCACCGCATCGTGCGGACGCGGCTGGGCGGCACGCCGAGTCGCCCGCTGGTCGCCCGCATCGCCCGCGACGCCGGCGGTAGTCCGTTGCTCGCCGTCGAGCTCGCTCGTGCGGTGCTGCGGCTGCCCCGCCCACCGGCGCCGGACGCGGACCTGCCCGCACCGCCCTCGGCACGACACCTGCTCGCGCAGACCATGCTGACACTGCCCCGCCGCAGCCGCGACGCCGTGCGCCTGGCCGCCCTGCTGACCGTGCCCACGGTGGACGACCTGCGGGCCGCCGGCGTGCCGGCGGACGCGCTCGACCCCGCGGAGGAGTCGGGTCTGCTCACGGTCTCGACGCGGCGGATCAGCTTCGCCCACCCCCTGCACGCCGCCGCGGTGCGCGAGAGCATCCCGCCCGGCGTCCGGCGGCGGCTGCACCGCCTGCTGGCGGACGCCGTCGCCGACCCCGACGAACGCGCCCGCCAGCTCGCCCGCTGCGCCACGACAGCGGACGCCGCGGTCGCCGACGAGCTGGCCGCCGCGGCGGCGCGGCAGCGGGCCCGGGGCGCTCCGGCGGTCGCCGCCGACTGGTACGACCGCGCCGCGGACCTCACACCGCCAGCGGCCGGCGCGGACCGGGACCGCCGCCGCCTGGACGCGGTGCGGTGCCGCATCGACAGCGGCGACTACGCGGCGGCCGGCGTGGCGGCGGAGACCGCCGCCGAGCGGTCGACCGGCGCGGCCCACGCGGAGGCGCTGTTGCTGCGCGCCACGGTCGCCTGGTGCGTCGACGACCTCCCGACGGCGGTCGCCGTCGGGCAGCGGGCGGCGGCCGCCGCCGACGGCCCGCTGGCCGGACGCGTCCACGCGCACCTGACCCTGTTCCAGGACGCGCCGGAACCCGCCCGCCGGCACGCCGAGGCCGCCATCGCACACCTCGACGACACCGACGAGCACCGCCCGTTGCTGACCGCCGCGCTGTTGCTCCTGTTCTTCCACGAGGTACGCGCCGGCCTCCCGGCCCGCACCGGCCTGCTCGACCGGGCGCTGGCGCTGGAGGCCGGGGAACCCTCGTTCCTCGCCGGCTCGATCCCGGCGATCTGGTGGAAGGCCACCGACGACCACCATCGGGCGCGCCGGCGGCTGCACCGGATGCTCGACCTGGCCGTGGCGCGCGGCGACGAGCCGTGGCAGCACGAGATCCTCACCCACCTGGGCGAGGCGGAGTTGCAGGCCGGCCGGCTCGCCGCCGCCGCGACACACGTCGCCGCCGCACGCGACCTGGGCGAACAGCTCGGCACCGGCCTGGTGGGCGAGACCTGGCTGGCCGGCCTGCTGGACGCCGCTCGGGGACGACTCGCCGAGGCCGGCTCGGTGGCCGAGGCCGGGCTGCGCCGGGCCGACGAGCTGGGCGACGCCTGGAGTCGCCGCCTCCACCTTCAGCTCGCCGGATTCGTGGCGCTGTCCGCCGGCCGGATGGACGAGGCGGCGACGGCATACGGGAGGCTCGTCGCGGAACTCGACGGGTCGGGCATCGCCGAGCCGTTGGCGCAGCGCTTCGAGCCCGACTGGATCGAGGCCTGCGTCGGGGCCGGCGACCTGGAGGCCGCGCGGGCCGGTCTCGCCCGGCTCGCCGAGCGGCACGCCCGCCTCCCCCGACCCTGGACCACCCTCGGGCTCGCCCGCAGCCAGGTCCTGCTGCGGTGCGCGGTCGGAGACGACCCCTCCGCGGCCATCGCGGTGCTCGCCGACGCGCGGGCGAGCGTGCCGGGCGACGTGCTGCCGCTGGAGCGGGCCCGCTGTCTGCTGGTCGCCGGCCGGGCGTACCGCCGGTCGCGGCGGCGTCGGGAGGCCCGCGACGCCCTCGACGCGGCGGCCGCCGAGTTCACCGGCCTGGGTGCGGTGGCCTTCGCGGAGCAGGCCCACGCCGAACTGGACCGCACCGGCCGGCGTTCGCCCACCCCCACCGCGCTGACCGCCACCGAGGAGCGCGTTGCCCGACTCGCCGCCCAGGGCCGGACCAACCGGGACATCGCCAGCACGCTGTTCATCAGCCCGAAGACCGTCGAGGCCAACCTCGCCCGGGTCTACCGGAAACTGGCGATCTCCAGCCGCGCCGAGCTGGGCGCGACGATGGGCCGGCCGACCGGGCCTCCCGGGTCACTTCCCCGCTGA
- a CDS encoding iron chaperone, producing the protein MSTTTKTTDTTGEKYDGFTDEERSAMKERARELKKSARRGAKADTEGDVLAKIAEMSESDRVIAERLHAVVKANAPVLTAKLWYGMPAYARDGKVVCFFQSAGKFKTRYAVLGFSDAANLDDGAMWPTYFALTELSADVEARIGALVRQAVS; encoded by the coding sequence ATGTCGACCACGACGAAGACCACCGACACCACCGGCGAGAAGTACGACGGTTTCACCGACGAGGAGCGCAGCGCGATGAAGGAGCGCGCCAGGGAGTTGAAGAAGAGCGCCCGGCGCGGCGCCAAGGCCGACACGGAGGGCGACGTCCTCGCGAAGATCGCCGAGATGTCGGAGTCCGACCGCGTGATCGCCGAGCGCCTGCACGCGGTGGTGAAGGCCAACGCGCCGGTCCTCACCGCCAAGCTGTGGTACGGGATGCCGGCCTACGCCCGCGACGGCAAGGTGGTCTGTTTCTTCCAGAGCGCCGGGAAGTTCAAGACGCGGTACGCGGTGCTCGGCTTCAGCGACGCGGCGAACCTCGACGACGGCGCGATGTGGCCGACCTACTTCGCGCTGACCGAGCTGAGCGCCGACGTCGAGGCCAGGATCGGCGCCCTGGTGAGGCAGGCGGTGAGCTGA
- a CDS encoding carboxymuconolactone decarboxylase family protein, with translation MSTERMPNPAVLVPEAMAALMAVNRAVAGAGVDGGLLALSHLRASQINGCGPCVAGGVHQARQHGVSADQVHAVAAWRETPWFSDEERAALALTEAVTRLADRPDPVPDQVWDMAAKHFDQKELAALLLNIALTNAFNRLNVPTRQQAGTW, from the coding sequence ATGTCGACCGAGCGCATGCCGAACCCGGCGGTACTGGTCCCGGAGGCGATGGCGGCCCTGATGGCGGTCAACAGGGCCGTTGCGGGCGCCGGGGTCGACGGCGGGCTGCTGGCGCTGAGCCACCTGCGGGCCAGCCAGATCAACGGTTGCGGCCCGTGCGTCGCCGGGGGCGTGCACCAGGCCCGCCAGCACGGCGTGAGCGCAGACCAGGTGCACGCCGTCGCCGCCTGGCGGGAGACGCCCTGGTTCAGCGACGAGGAGCGCGCCGCGCTGGCCCTGACCGAGGCCGTGACCCGGCTCGCCGACCGGCCGGACCCGGTGCCGGACCAGGTGTGGGACATGGCCGCCAAGCACTTCGACCAGAAGGAGTTGGCCGCGCTGCTGCTCAACATCGCGCTCACCAACGCCTTCAACCGGCTCAACGTGCCGACCCGCCAGCAGGCCGGCACCTGGTGA
- a CDS encoding ATP-binding protein codes for MSSPHERLVTQLARIKELSGLSLRALARRAELSSSSLSRYLTGQLVPPWEAVVALCRTVGRDPRSLRALWAEAARAGAAPAPRRNDLPADLFDFTGREAEAALVEELLRSAGAVAVDGMAGVGKTSLAVHVAHRLAPAFPDGGLYLDLHGFTPGQEPLEPPAALGRLLAALEVTHPPAGVTERAALWRSELSRRRVLVVLDNAADAEQVRPLLPGAGRSAVLVTSRHRLVSLDGIPPVSLEPLTDDDAARLFGRAAGLAAGEEDAVGQVLRQCGGLPLALRMAGARLRHRPGWTVAVLAERLRDAPGRFDSVFGMSLRQLDGIERRVFRLLGVLPGADFDASMVGALTDLPPGPVGAALEELVDAHLVQEPSPGRYRMHDLIRRYAADLAADEEPQAEAALRRALGHLLAQAVAHDRTLPSPHRPEPAPGDPAKAMAWFDLEYVNLVACFDAAVRLGVDEVVAELPQAMRVWFFRHRGSDDQARMLEAAAAAAARLGHHQRRAALLADLGYARATAGRLTEAVAAYESAERSGPDDETAAALALRIGLARRDLGDLETAQACFRRARDLFEALGRRAGQSQALAFDGWVTLRLGRTGEAVDLARASLALADGPARITGLVTLGVALAPDDPAESLRALHEALRLSEQDDLRHNQAWCHNHIGVALRMTGSHEEALAHHRRALELLEPLAEAQLELDVLRTHAETCRAAGRPDEALTLLDRAIDMARELGRPHDEKLARAAREAVRAAP; via the coding sequence GTGTCCAGCCCCCACGAGCGACTGGTGACCCAGCTCGCCCGGATCAAGGAGCTGAGCGGGCTCAGCCTGCGCGCCCTCGCCCGCCGGGCCGAGCTGAGCAGCTCGTCGCTGTCGCGTTACCTGACCGGTCAGCTCGTACCGCCGTGGGAGGCCGTCGTGGCGCTGTGCCGCACGGTGGGACGCGACCCCCGGTCGCTGCGCGCGCTGTGGGCCGAGGCGGCCAGGGCCGGCGCGGCGCCCGCCCCGCGCCGCAACGACCTGCCGGCCGACCTGTTCGACTTCACCGGTCGGGAGGCGGAGGCGGCGCTGGTCGAGGAGCTGCTGCGCAGCGCCGGCGCGGTCGCGGTCGACGGCATGGCCGGCGTGGGCAAGACCAGCCTGGCCGTGCACGTGGCCCACCGGCTCGCCCCCGCGTTCCCCGACGGCGGGCTCTATCTCGACCTGCACGGCTTCACCCCGGGCCAGGAGCCGCTGGAGCCGCCGGCCGCGCTGGGCCGGCTGCTCGCCGCGTTGGAGGTGACGCACCCGCCCGCCGGCGTCACCGAGCGCGCGGCGCTGTGGCGGTCGGAGCTGTCCCGTCGGCGGGTGCTCGTCGTGCTCGACAACGCGGCCGACGCGGAGCAGGTGCGCCCGCTGCTCCCCGGCGCCGGGAGGTCCGCGGTCCTGGTCACCAGCCGACACCGACTGGTGAGCCTGGACGGGATCCCCCCGGTGTCCCTGGAGCCGCTGACCGACGACGACGCGGCACGCCTGTTCGGCCGGGCGGCCGGGCTCGCGGCCGGCGAGGAGGACGCGGTCGGCCAGGTGCTGCGGCAGTGCGGCGGTCTCCCGCTGGCGCTGCGGATGGCGGGCGCGCGGCTTCGCCACCGCCCGGGCTGGACGGTCGCGGTGCTGGCCGAGCGGCTGCGCGACGCCCCCGGCCGCTTCGACTCGGTGTTCGGCATGTCGCTGCGGCAGCTCGACGGGATCGAGCGCCGCGTGTTCCGGCTGCTGGGCGTCCTGCCGGGTGCCGACTTCGACGCGTCCATGGTGGGCGCGCTCACCGACCTGCCGCCCGGCCCGGTGGGCGCGGCGCTGGAGGAGCTGGTCGACGCCCACCTGGTGCAGGAGCCCTCGCCCGGGCGGTACCGGATGCACGACCTGATCCGGCGGTACGCGGCGGACCTCGCCGCCGACGAGGAGCCACAGGCCGAGGCCGCTCTGCGCCGGGCCCTGGGGCACCTACTGGCGCAGGCGGTCGCCCACGACCGGACCCTGCCCTCGCCGCACCGCCCGGAGCCCGCGCCGGGAGATCCGGCGAAGGCCATGGCCTGGTTCGACCTGGAGTACGTCAACCTGGTGGCCTGCTTCGACGCGGCCGTGCGGCTCGGCGTGGACGAGGTGGTGGCCGAACTGCCGCAGGCGATGCGGGTCTGGTTCTTCCGGCACCGGGGCAGCGACGACCAGGCACGCATGCTCGAAGCGGCCGCCGCGGCCGCCGCACGTCTCGGCCACCACCAGCGACGGGCCGCGCTGCTGGCGGACCTCGGCTACGCCCGTGCCACCGCCGGGCGCCTCACCGAGGCCGTCGCCGCCTACGAGTCGGCGGAACGGTCGGGGCCGGACGACGAGACCGCGGCCGCGCTGGCGCTGCGCATCGGCCTCGCCCGCCGGGATCTCGGTGACCTGGAGACGGCACAGGCGTGCTTCCGGCGGGCACGCGACCTGTTCGAGGCGCTCGGGCGCCGTGCCGGGCAGTCCCAGGCGCTGGCCTTCGACGGATGGGTGACCCTCCGCCTCGGGCGGACCGGCGAGGCCGTCGACCTCGCCCGGGCGTCCCTTGCCCTGGCGGACGGGCCCGCGCGGATCACCGGGCTGGTCACCCTCGGCGTGGCGCTGGCACCGGACGATCCGGCGGAGTCGCTGCGGGCGCTGCACGAGGCGTTGCGGTTGTCCGAGCAGGACGATCTTCGGCACAACCAGGCGTGGTGCCACAACCACATCGGCGTCGCGCTGCGGATGACCGGTTCGCACGAGGAGGCGCTCGCACACCACCGGCGCGCCCTCGAGCTGCTGGAGCCGCTGGCCGAGGCCCAGCTGGAGCTCGACGTCCTGCGCACCCACGCCGAGACGTGCCGTGCGGCGGGTCGCCCCGACGAGGCGCTGACGTTGCTCGACCGGGCGATCGACATGGCGCGGGAACTGGGCCGGCCGCACGACGAGAAGCTCGCCCGCGCGGCGCGGGAGGCCGTGCGCGCCGCGCCCTGA
- a CDS encoding trypsin-like serine peptidase — translation MRHALRRLRTAAVTIGACTLGMSLLSVPAAEAHSVQPVAPHSERAPESEQFAAEGVTTVGELRTTAGALSYARDGRTQVIRHPGASYVKVHFSSLRLADGDYVTVSSPDGRESYRYDRYLNRATGSDFTTDGLPGFWAMSVEGDTAVVTLHSSRSSRGNAATIDRFWRGYDRAEISQHNLSTQSVCSTDARRDVVCYQSSHPTEYARGRAVARLLISGGGMCTTWRVGNTNRMLTNKHCFSTQSAVSGSEMQFNYQCATCGGNNPGAGTKVSGATLYKVSSGGSNELDYTLYSVNNFTSIQGFGTLYLATTATTTGTRMYIPGHGDGRPKRLSIFEDTQNGAACTVKNANYNTWNISYSCDTSGGNSGSPVLNASHRVIALHHLGGCPSNQGAKAHLIYNQIASLIDNNG, via the coding sequence ATGAGACACGCCCTACGCCGCCTGCGAACGGCGGCGGTCACGATCGGCGCCTGCACGCTCGGAATGAGCCTGCTGTCGGTACCCGCCGCCGAGGCGCACTCGGTGCAACCTGTCGCTCCGCATTCCGAGCGGGCTCCCGAATCGGAGCAGTTCGCGGCCGAGGGCGTCACCACGGTCGGCGAGCTGCGCACCACCGCCGGCGCGCTGTCGTACGCCCGGGACGGCCGGACGCAGGTCATCCGGCACCCCGGCGCGTCGTACGTCAAGGTGCACTTCAGCTCCCTGCGGCTGGCCGACGGCGACTACGTCACCGTGTCGAGCCCCGACGGCCGGGAGAGCTACCGGTACGACCGCTACCTGAACCGGGCGACCGGCTCGGACTTCACCACCGACGGGCTGCCGGGCTTCTGGGCGATGTCCGTGGAGGGCGACACCGCGGTGGTGACCCTGCACAGCAGCCGGTCCTCCCGTGGCAACGCCGCGACCATCGACCGGTTCTGGCGTGGCTACGACCGCGCGGAGATCTCCCAGCACAACCTCTCCACCCAGTCCGTGTGCAGCACCGACGCCCGCCGCGACGTGGTCTGCTACCAGAGCAGCCACCCCACCGAGTACGCCCGTGGCCGGGCCGTGGCGCGGCTGCTGATCAGCGGCGGCGGGATGTGCACCACCTGGCGGGTCGGCAACACCAACCGGATGCTGACCAACAAGCACTGCTTCTCGACGCAGTCCGCCGTCAGCGGCAGCGAGATGCAGTTCAACTACCAGTGCGCCACCTGCGGCGGCAACAACCCCGGCGCCGGCACCAAGGTGAGCGGCGCGACGCTCTACAAGGTGAGCAGCGGCGGGTCCAACGAGCTGGACTACACCCTGTACTCGGTGAACAACTTCACCAGCATCCAGGGCTTCGGCACGCTCTACCTGGCGACCACCGCCACCACCACCGGCACCCGGATGTACATCCCTGGGCACGGCGACGGCCGCCCGAAGCGCCTGTCGATCTTCGAGGACACCCAGAACGGCGCGGCGTGCACGGTCAAGAACGCCAACTACAACACCTGGAACATCAGCTACAGCTGTGACACCTCCGGCGGCAACTCCGGCTCGCCGGTGCTGAACGCCAGCCACCGGGTGATCGCCCTGCACCACCTCGGCGGCTGCCCGTCCAACCAGGGCGCGAAGGCGCACCTGATCTACAACCAGATCGCCAGCCTGATCGACAACAACGGCTGA
- a CDS encoding HelD family protein, with amino-acid sequence MSSPSLTPHTESAHLDREFADELAFLRRARRALAWMTEHARMRVATGEQVAGDGYAAEQLGRMLKSHAKELAEEPDSPLYFGRLRFGTGPDAGEHRDQSYHIGRRRITDESGQPLVIDWRAPVSSRFYRASAHDRQGVASRRRFGWTTRHPVELTGFEDERLDHGEDLGVRSRLLTAEIERPRVGPMRDIVATIQPEQDEMVRADLDRSLCVQGGPGTGKTAVGLHRAAYLLYTHRRQLRRHGVLVVGPNRAFLHYISAVLPALGEVDVRQRTLDEVLSERPPTTVDTDEAARVKHDVRMAAVLRRALYAQITEPAESIVVPDGSYRLRISATALARQVVEIRGEDVPYGVGRERLRARIVALLQRQLETRAETPGKTWAQKIGRARPVAAALDHAWPKVRPEELLATLLADPEALARAADGILTADEQKTILWQRPPRSVRSARWSAADHVLLDEIAGLIEPPASHGHIVVDEAQDLSPMQCRVLARRSQHASLTVLGDLAQGTSPWAASDWHEQMAHLGKHDSPVTALTTGFRVPAEVLAFANRLLPGLHVTAPPTRSVRVDGTLRVRQEPDLAVATVATVHAALDRAGSIAVIATDALLATLVTALRAAGVEVDTTQEGHPDRRVTALPAVLAKGLEFDHVIVVEPDDIVRAEPRGLNRLYVVLTRAVSRLDVLHSQPLPELLANVPGTADRTYR; translated from the coding sequence ATGTCATCGCCGTCCCTCACCCCGCACACCGAATCGGCCCACCTCGACCGCGAGTTCGCCGACGAGTTGGCGTTCCTGCGACGCGCGCGGCGCGCGCTGGCCTGGATGACGGAGCACGCCCGGATGCGGGTCGCCACCGGCGAGCAGGTGGCCGGGGACGGGTACGCCGCCGAGCAACTCGGTCGGATGCTCAAGAGCCACGCCAAGGAACTGGCCGAGGAGCCCGACAGTCCGCTCTACTTCGGCCGGCTGCGATTCGGCACGGGGCCGGACGCCGGCGAGCACCGCGACCAGAGCTACCACATCGGTCGGCGGCGGATCACCGACGAGAGCGGCCAGCCGCTGGTCATCGACTGGCGGGCCCCGGTGTCCTCGCGCTTCTACCGGGCCAGCGCCCACGACCGCCAGGGCGTGGCCTCGCGACGCCGGTTCGGCTGGACGACCCGCCATCCCGTGGAGCTCACCGGCTTCGAGGACGAGCGCCTGGACCACGGCGAGGACCTCGGCGTCAGGAGCCGACTGTTGACCGCGGAGATCGAACGCCCCCGCGTCGGGCCAATGCGTGACATCGTGGCCACGATCCAGCCGGAGCAGGACGAGATGGTGCGCGCGGACCTCGACCGCTCGCTGTGCGTCCAGGGCGGGCCGGGCACCGGGAAGACGGCCGTCGGCCTGCACCGCGCGGCGTACCTGCTCTACACCCATCGCCGCCAACTCAGGCGCCACGGCGTCCTGGTGGTGGGGCCGAACCGAGCGTTCCTGCACTACATCTCCGCAGTGCTCCCGGCGCTGGGCGAGGTGGACGTGCGGCAGCGCACGCTCGACGAGGTGCTCAGCGAGCGCCCGCCCACGACGGTGGACACCGACGAGGCCGCCCGCGTGAAGCACGACGTGCGGATGGCGGCCGTGTTGCGTCGGGCGCTCTACGCCCAGATCACCGAACCGGCCGAGTCGATCGTGGTGCCGGACGGCTCGTACCGACTGCGGATCTCGGCCACCGCGCTGGCCCGCCAGGTCGTCGAGATCCGCGGCGAGGACGTGCCGTACGGCGTCGGCCGCGAGCGGTTGCGCGCGCGCATCGTGGCCCTGCTGCAGCGGCAGCTGGAGACGCGCGCCGAAACCCCGGGCAAGACGTGGGCGCAGAAGATCGGCCGCGCCCGTCCCGTGGCGGCGGCACTCGACCACGCCTGGCCGAAGGTGCGCCCGGAGGAACTGCTCGCCACGTTGCTCGCTGACCCGGAAGCCCTCGCCCGCGCCGCCGACGGCATCCTGACCGCCGACGAACAGAAGACGATCCTGTGGCAGCGCCCGCCGCGCAGCGTCCGAAGCGCGAGGTGGTCGGCCGCCGACCACGTGCTGCTCGACGAGATCGCCGGCCTGATCGAGCCCCCCGCGAGCCACGGGCACATCGTGGTCGACGAGGCGCAGGATCTCTCCCCGATGCAGTGCCGGGTGCTCGCGCGACGCAGTCAGCACGCCTCGCTGACCGTGCTCGGCGACCTGGCGCAGGGCACCAGCCCCTGGGCGGCGAGCGACTGGCACGAGCAGATGGCGCACCTGGGCAAGCACGACTCCCCGGTCACAGCCCTCACCACGGGCTTCCGGGTCCCCGCCGAGGTGCTGGCCTTCGCCAACAGGCTGCTGCCCGGGCTGCACGTCACGGCACCCCCGACCCGCTCCGTCCGCGTCGACGGCACGCTGCGGGTGCGGCAGGAGCCCGACCTGGCGGTCGCCACCGTCGCCACCGTTCACGCCGCCCTCGACCGGGCGGGCTCCATCGCCGTGATCGCGACCGACGCACTGCTCGCGACGCTCGTCACGGCCCTGCGCGCCGCCGGCGTCGAGGTCGACACGACCCAGGAGGGCCACCCCGACCGGAGGGTGACCGCGCTTCCCGCGGTGCTCGCCAAGGGCCTGGAGTTCGACCACGTGATCGTGGTCGAACCCGACGACATCGTGCGCGCCGAGCCACGCGGCCTCAACCGGCTGTACGTCGTCCTCACCCGGGCCGTCTCGCGGCTGGACGTCCTGCATTCCCAGCCGCTGCCCGAGCTGCTCGCCAACGTTCCGGGGACCGCCGACCGGACCTACCGTTAG